From the genome of Bacteroidota bacterium:
ATCCTTATGCAAGCCCATATGCATATGCCCTGAATTGCCCAATCTCTTTTATTGATTATGATGGTAGGGGAATTATTCCAGGTCTAAAGGAGTGGGGTTTTAGAAATGGGTATTCAGCAGGTTTGTTTGCAGGTATAATGGATTCTTATGCTGAAGGGACGAAATTTGCATTAGAACTATATAAGTATATTCCTGCAGCACAGATAGCTGGTCCATATGGATTCATTGGCATGGCTGTTCTCGATTATCGAAGAACAAAAGAGCTAAGGAAAAACATCGTTGCTATAGCTACTGATTCTGAACTTAGAGGTAATGCTGTAGATATGATAGAAGGAGCATTAGGAAATTATATAAAAGAATTCACTGGGTTAGAAGGGTCTGGAGCTCAGGGATATGCTCATGGTACATTGATTTGGACTGCAGCGGAATCAGCTCTCGGTGGAGGAGCATTTTTGAAGGCAATTAAAGCAGGAAAATTTTCATTGAATCAGGTAAAGCAGATTAAACTGGCAGCTTTAAGCAGTATTGTCGGAGTATCAGAAGGAACTACTGCATTAAACAGGATTGCAAGAAGGACTGCTGGTTTTATAAATAAAATTGAATGGCATCATGTTATTCCGAAAAACCTTAAAAGTAACCTAGTAGTTAAAGCGGCAATTAGGAAAGGGTTTGACTTTGAGGGAAAACTCGCAAATAAAATACCATTAGAGAAATATCTTTATAAGAACGGTTCAGGGACACATGGTCATTCACCTAAATATGATGCACAGGTTCTTGATGAAATTGAAAATTTTTCTAAATTGAATCCAAATTTTACAGATAAAGATGCTTATGATTTTTTGAATAGTACGTATAATGATATTATTAAGGTAATCGATGAGAATCCAAAAGTGAAACTTAATGATTTGAATTTGAATTTATAGAATAATTAAAAATGAAATATTATAGATTAATTGAAAGTACAAATCTCAAGGAAATTGGAATTTATCCACAAGTTATTGATCATAAAAAAGATTATGATGAAGATAAGCTTGATTCATATATGTTAACTAATAAGTTCCCTTCAGAGTTACCGTGTATTAATTTTGATTTTGATGGATTGCTTTTAAACAATCGTTCGAAATATACGGATTTAGTTAGTTCATCGTTTTTGAACTCATTAATAGGTTTGATTATTAGTTCTCAATTCCTCAAGATTGTTGAAAACTTTAAGACTGTGGATTATAAGCTTTTTAATGCTTGTTTGTATTTTAAAAAAATGAGGGTTCAATATTACTGGATGCACTATACCTCTGAATTAACTGAATACATTGATTTTGAAAATTCAGTTTTCAGGTTAAAAACATCTGAAGGTCGTAAGGAAGTATTGCTTAAATCAATAGATGATTATTTTGAACTAAGAAATTCTATTAAATCATGGAGTATTGTTAAACCAACAAAACTGAGTTTGTTTAAACAGATGGATTATTCTTATGATTTATTTAGAATAGGCTTAATTGATAGTAATACTTATGTGTCAGAACGATTAAAGGATGAATTTGCAAAAAACAACATAACAGGTGTTGAATTTGAGGATACAGATGGCTATATGTTTTTTACTTAAACAGTTCCCAGCTCTTCCAAGTATGTTTGCAGGTTCGAGTTTTCAACTCGGACCCTTACCTTGCCAAAATCCATAACTTTACACTCACATTATGGGCTGCCTAAAAATTGACATATCATTCCTTTCGGCAAACAGTTTAGAAAAATCGTTTCAACAAAATCAAACCACAGAAGTGCAGCATTGTAGTGTAAACAACTGGTTATCATGTATCTTAAGGTGTTCAAATGCTTATAGGTTCGGTTTTAACGGTAAAGAAAATGACCCAGCCATAAAAGGCACTGGAAACTCATTGGATTTGGGGGCGAGGATTTATGATCCGAGATTGGGGAGGTTTTTTAGTGTAGATCCGAAATACAAAGAGTTTTCTTTTATGTCTCCATATTGTATTGCTGCCAGGTAACAAACAACAAGCAAAAATGATTTTTGGATTGGTCATAAATGAAATATGAAATTAAGACTTATTAGAAGTTACTGGTAATAAGGCCTTAAGAAAAATAGTCTTTTCCGATAGAATGGTACAAATTACCGGACCATTTTTACTATTTTTATAGTTGAATGATATGGGTTGCCTACAATAAAATAGAACGGGAATCGAACCAATCAAATCATACAATATCAGGAAGTTAAAGGTTTTTTAAAATTTAGGCAAAAACAAAAGCCCCTGAAAATCAGAGGCTTTTGCCTTTGTAGCAGGGACGGAACAAATATCGAACTTTTCTAATAATCCGAACTATCGAGTTGATAATGATATTAGCCTGATTCTGAATCATTCAGATAACTTTGATAATATAATACTTCAAAAAATAAGTTAATGAATGGTCTGTAACTTCGGACTAGGCCTTCGGAAAAGCCTGCCCGACTATGACATTCAGGCGGGCACATTTTTCTTAATGCAGTGGTTTAATAGTTTTCGTAAAAATGAAGTTATACTACACAGCACATAAAACAAGATTTGCTTCTTATTTGTTATCATGGCACATTAAGTCCATAGTGGTTTATTTATTTATTTTCATGTCAAGCGTATTTTTCCCGACTGTGTATGCATAAGCTGATGAAGGTAAAAATTGGAAATGAATGTCTGCAAATTCAACTTCCCCTTCTTTACTTATTGACGTAACAATTGGTGTTTTAATACTATTTTCTTGACAAAATTTGATTAAACTTTTTAATTCTTTTGGTTTTTCAAAATATCGATCAGACCATTTGATCTCCAGAGCCCAAATAGGCTTCAACGTATTATCGCTTCGTCCAACCATATCCACTTCGCCATTGCTCCATCTGGCGTAATAGGGTGTAAACCAATCCCTATGCATCCATTGAGCAAATATTGCTGTTTCAACCATATTTCCTATCATTTCATCCGTAGCAGTTATAGGTGTAAATAATGCGCTTCTTAATGAAGGATTCGTTAAGTAAATTTTGAAAAAATTATCTCGTTTGAATCTTTTCCCACTTTGATCAATTCGTTTTACTTGCTTTATTAGGAATGCTGCTTCTAAATATTCGATATACTTTTTTAAAGTGTTTTTAGGTACTTGTGATTGTTTACTCAAGGTCTCAAGCGAAAATTCACTTCCACTATTGTATGCAATTGTTGTGAACAAAGAATATAACTCTCTTGTGTCGCTTATACCATAGAGACTAGGTAAATCTCTAAGTATAACTTTGTCTACAATATCTTGCCTAATATATCGCCCTGGGTTCGCTTGAATTCTCTCAGAAAGTATAACTTCAGGGTAGCCTCCAAAGTTGATGTAATCCAAAAAATGCCTGTTAAGCTCATCTAAATGACTTGTCGAATAAAATTCTGTCTGTTTATCAGTCCAATTTAGCTGTATAGGCTTAATGAGTCTGTCCAAACCTTTTAAAGATATGTATTCATTAAAGGTAAGGGGAGGAAGTAAGAAATCTGTAAATCGACCTGCCCCACTTTCATTACTTGCAAACTTTAAGGCAGCTGCTGCGGAACCAGATACGATAAACTTATCTTTTCTATAGCTATCTACCAGTGATTTTAAATGTACCTCCCAATCTCTGCAGTATTGTATTTCATCAAATATTATGTGCCAATCAGATTTATCAGTCAGACCAGTAGCTTCTTTTGAATAAATAAAAAGTTGTTCAAGAGATATATTGTTATAAATGGGATTTTCTATGGTTATAAATATTATTTTTTTTGGATTTGCTCCATTTTCGATCAATTCCTGAACCATATGATAGAGCATAACTGTCTTTCCAACTCTTCTTGGCCCCATCAATACCACTGCTCTTCTAATTTCTCTTTCTTTGACCAATGGCTTAAATAGTTCAAAGTATAATCTTCGTGGCATCTCATTGTAATCAGCTTCAATTACGCCTTCTATCCACCATGGATTCTCATAGCGAATTCGGTCTAATACCTGATCTTTGGAAATTTCTCGTATCATCTAATGTTTATTTGGCATCAAAGATACTAAATAAGATTATATAAATGATCTTATAGTTGCAATATGTTCTTTTTAAAGAAAAATGAGGTGTGTGGGGTTCTTATTTTCCGATACTTTACAAGGCTAACAAAACTCTTATATGGTATGTTTAATAAAATACAGTTGAACGGGAATCGAATCAGTCAAACAATACTAATTCAGGGAGTTAAGTGGCTGCATGTAAAATCATCAAAAAAAAAAGCCCCTGAAAATCAGAGGCTTTTGCCATTGTAGCGGGGACGGGACAAATATCGAACTTTTCTAATAATCCAAACTATCGAATTGATAATGATATCAGCCTGATACTGAGTCATTCAGATAACCTTGATAATATAATACTTCAAAAAACAAGTTAATGAATGGTCTGTAACTTCAGACTTTGCCTTCAGAAAAGCGCATTTTTCTTAATGCAGTGGTTATAATAGTTTTCGTAAAATGAAGTTTTACCTTTTTTTCTAACAGGAGGTGCTATTCATTAAAATTTCTCAGTTTATAACTCCCCACCATACTCACTGTTTTCATTATAATGAAATTATACTGTATATTTGAAAAAACATTTCATTATGAAGACTGCGTATATTAGGGGAAAGTACTTGGATAAGGTGAAGCCATTTATCGGCAAAAGCATAATTAAAGTCCTGACAGGACAAAGACGTGTTGGGAAAACAACTATTCTCATTCAAATTATTGACTTTATTAAACAAGAAGATAAAAATGCCCATGTTATTTATATCAACAAGGAGCATAATGATTTTAAGTTCATAAAAGAAGCAGAAGATTTATTTCAGTATGTAAAATCTAAATTATCCAAAAACAAAACAAACTATGTATTTATTGATGAAATACAGGAAATAAATGAATTTGAAATTGCATTAAGGCAAATGCTTGTAGAAGGGATTGATTTATATTGTACCGGAAGCAATGCTAAAATGTTATCCGGGGATTTGGCCACACATCTTTCAGGACGCTTTATAGAGTTTCATATCAGCAGCCTTTCCTTCAATGAATTTTTGCAGATTCATAAATTGGAAAATAACAATGATGCCTTAAATAAATATATTCGGTATGGAGGAATGCCTTATTTAATTCATCTGCCTTTTGATGATGAAATCGTATATGGTTATCTGAAAAGCATATACAATACAATTATTTTAAAAGATATTGTAGCAAGATACAGTATCAGGGATATTGACTTTTTGGAGCGGTTGGTTGAATATTTATCTGATAACCTCGGGAGTTATGTGTCATCAAAAAGAATCAGCGATTTTTTAAAAGCACAAAGAGTTAGTTTATCAGTTAATACTGTTATGAATTACCTTAAATTTCTTGCCAACTCATTTTTTATTAATAAAGTGCAACGCCTCGATATCATTGGTAAAAAAAGATTTGAGATAAATGACAAATACTTTTTCTCCGATTTAGGATTGAAACATGCCATTATTCCATATACTGGCAATCAAATAGGAAATATTTTCGAGAATTTGGTGTATAATCAGTTAATCTATGAGGACTATAAAGTTTATATAGGAAAACACCAGGAAAGAGAAATTGATTTTGTTGCTCAAAAAGGAAATGAAACCAAATATATACAGGTTGCCTATCTGCTGCCTGACGAAAAAGTTAGAGAAAGAGAATTTGGGAATCTTCTAAGAATAGAAGATAATTATGAGAAGATTGTTGTATCAGCTGATGAGTTTGCAGAGGATTATAAAGGAATAAAGCATATGCACATCAGTAAGTTTCTAACATCCTCCCATAAAAGAATTTAGAAATAATCTTCTGGTGAAGATAGTAATAAACCAAAAGACATTGAACAGGAATCGAACCACCAATATTTACATTGTCAGCTCATTAGAGAAATCTATTAAACAACAGAAGCCTCTGAAAATCAGAGGCTTCTGTCCTAGTAGCAGGGACGGGACAAATATCGAACTATATCATGATAGATGTCGGATTAATTATTGATCATGTAAACTTGCAGTCCAATATGTACAAATTCAAAATATAAACTGTGTAATATAAAAATGAATAATGTGTATATTCAAAATTAGAAGCGTGTAAATTCAAGATATAACGTATGTTTGTACTATGAAAATTGAACGGAACATTGCCCACTCTTTATTAGCAATGATAACAAAATACCAGGTAATTGCATTAACCGGCCCCAGACAATCGGGAAAAACAACATTATTAAAAGATCTCTTTAGTGAATATGATTATGTAAGTCTTGAAAATCCGGACAACAGGGCATTTGCTGACAGTGATCCCAACGGATTTTTATTAAGGTATGCTTCAAAAGTTATTATCGATGAAGCTCAAAGGGTACCCCATATATTTTCATATATTCAAACAAAGGTGGATGAGTCAAATGAAATGGGACAGTATATTCTATCAGGTTCGCAGAATTTCCATTTAATGCAGGAGATTACCCAGAGTCTTGCAGGAAGAGTAGCAATATTCAAATTATTTCCTTTTGACCTATTGGAAATGAAGGATGGGGGAATATTAAACAAAGATTATTTAGCGAACCTAATTACCGGATTTTATCCAGCAATATTTGACAGAAAGATAAAACCTCGAACATATTATTCAAATTATATTCAGACTTATATTCAAAGAGATGTAAGTCAAATAATTGGTATAAGAGATCAGAATTCTTTTAAAAAATTCCTTGGAATCGTAGCAATTCGTGCTGGACAGCTATTGAATTTAAATGATATTGCAAGGGAGATTGGAATTACTCAACCAACAGCAAAATCTTGGTTATCAGCACTTGAAAGTAGTTATATTGTTTTTAGTCTTCAACCCTATCATGAAAACTTCAGTAAAAGAGTTGTAAAAACTCCCAAACTATATTTTTATGATACAGGTTTGCTATGTTTCCTTTTAAAGATCAAACAGACTGAAGATCTTTATACACATCCCATTAAAGGAAATCTGTTTGAGAATTTAATTATTGCTGAATATTTTAAAAGGATGTATCATCTTGATGAAATAAACGATTTATGGTTTTGGAGAGACTCACATGGCAACGAAGTTGATCTTCTGTATTTCAAAGAAAACGATCTTTACATTACTGAAATAAAAGCCAATCAGACAATTATGCCACGGCATTTTAAAGGACTTTCCTATTTTGAGAAACACGCAAAAAGCTACAAATTAATTAAGCAACTGGTTTATGCTGGCAATGATAATCATGAAAGGAATTTGGGTAAAGTTGTCTCATGGAAAGACTTAATCTATTAAAAAACAAAAGCCCCTGAAAATCAGAGGCTTTTGCCATTGTAGCAGGGACGGGACAAATATCGAACTTTTCTAATAATCCTAACTATCGATTTGATAATGATATTAGCCTGATAATGAGTCATTCAGATAACTTTGATAATATAATACTTTAAAAAATAAATTAATGAATGGTCTGTAACTTCGGACTAGGTCTTCGGAAAAGCCTGCCCGACTATGACATTCAGGCGGGCACATTTTTCTTAATGTAATGACCACAATGGTTTTCGTTAATTCTAAAAATTGGGCTCATTTCATATCACTCAATTTGCTTCTTGTTTGTTACCATTCAGGAAATTTATTGATCATATTAATAATCAGTTTTATCATTGTCTCTTTATGGTCAGGGTGGCTATAAGCAATTAATAATGCCAGAGCCGTTAAACCATTTTCATCAATTTTAAGTTTTCCTTTTTCTGTAAAACGGTGTTTGTTTTTTTCAAGAAACCAAATAAACAAAAATGCACCGATTCTCTTGTTACCATCTACAAAGGGGTGATTTTTTATTATAAAATAGAGTAAATGTGCAGCTTGTTCTTCGATACTTGAATATAGAT
Proteins encoded in this window:
- a CDS encoding ATP-binding protein, whose translation is MIREISKDQVLDRIRYENPWWIEGVIEADYNEMPRRLYFELFKPLVKEREIRRAVVLMGPRRVGKTVMLYHMVQELIENGANPKKIIFITIENPIYNNISLEQLFIYSKEATGLTDKSDWHIIFDEIQYCRDWEVHLKSLVDSYRKDKFIVSGSAAAALKFASNESGAGRFTDFLLPPLTFNEYISLKGLDRLIKPIQLNWTDKQTEFYSTSHLDELNRHFLDYINFGGYPEVILSERIQANPGRYIRQDIVDKVILRDLPSLYGISDTRELYSLFTTIAYNSGSEFSLETLSKQSQVPKNTLKKYIEYLEAAFLIKQVKRIDQSGKRFKRDNFFKIYLTNPSLRSALFTPITATDEMIGNMVETAIFAQWMHRDWFTPYYARWSNGEVDMVGRSDNTLKPIWALEIKWSDRYFEKPKELKSLIKFCQENSIKTPIVTSISKEGEVEFADIHFQFLPSSAYAYTVGKNTLDMKINK
- a CDS encoding ATP-binding protein, coding for MKTAYIRGKYLDKVKPFIGKSIIKVLTGQRRVGKTTILIQIIDFIKQEDKNAHVIYINKEHNDFKFIKEAEDLFQYVKSKLSKNKTNYVFIDEIQEINEFEIALRQMLVEGIDLYCTGSNAKMLSGDLATHLSGRFIEFHISSLSFNEFLQIHKLENNNDALNKYIRYGGMPYLIHLPFDDEIVYGYLKSIYNTIILKDIVARYSIRDIDFLERLVEYLSDNLGSYVSSKRISDFLKAQRVSLSVNTVMNYLKFLANSFFINKVQRLDIIGKKRFEINDKYFFSDLGLKHAIIPYTGNQIGNIFENLVYNQLIYEDYKVYIGKHQEREIDFVAQKGNETKYIQVAYLLPDEKVREREFGNLLRIEDNYEKIVVSADEFAEDYKGIKHMHISKFLTSSHKRI
- a CDS encoding ATP-binding protein, producing MKIERNIAHSLLAMITKYQVIALTGPRQSGKTTLLKDLFSEYDYVSLENPDNRAFADSDPNGFLLRYASKVIIDEAQRVPHIFSYIQTKVDESNEMGQYILSGSQNFHLMQEITQSLAGRVAIFKLFPFDLLEMKDGGILNKDYLANLITGFYPAIFDRKIKPRTYYSNYIQTYIQRDVSQIIGIRDQNSFKKFLGIVAIRAGQLLNLNDIAREIGITQPTAKSWLSALESSYIVFSLQPYHENFSKRVVKTPKLYFYDTGLLCFLLKIKQTEDLYTHPIKGNLFENLIIAEYFKRMYHLDEINDLWFWRDSHGNEVDLLYFKENDLYITEIKANQTIMPRHFKGLSYFEKHAKSYKLIKQLVYAGNDNHERNLGKVVSWKDLIY